From one Streptomyces sp. N50 genomic stretch:
- the mftG gene encoding mycofactocin system GMC family oxidoreductase MftG, with protein MSRPDVIVVGAGGSGAPLAARLSEDSDRRVLLLEAGPVPRERTAFTRELLDARLVPGAQPDHPAIQPYPVHLTPQHPYTVVRGRYLGGSTTVNGGYFIRARRADFERWSAAGGAAWSYDRVLPLLRSLETDLDHGADDVHGGEGPVRIQRVGLRHPAAAAFRSAARELGYPEEADKNAQGVPGFGPVPSNSVDGVRVNTGVSYLLDALDRPNLTVEGGTSVRGVRIERGRVTGVVVERDGRRTTLECGEVVLCAGAFGSAHLLHLSGIGPGDELRRAGLPVVVNSPAVGARFGDHPQLVLEWRPRRPMPEPAGSWLGGVLHLSSSDGDPAGDLEILQSLVPMAGLVGGTVPVPGAPLAFLASVLTPRLGGRLRTCSADAATPPRIDYGYLESAEDRRRLREVARATAELVATSAFEEVSRGLVEPGPEVLADDRLLDRWIAARLGTSHHTCGTVPMGPADDPGAAVDHYGRVHGVVGLRVADTSILPTPPLRGPAATAVLIGELVADAMRRGLK; from the coding sequence TTGAGCCGCCCGGACGTCATCGTCGTCGGTGCGGGCGGCAGCGGCGCCCCGCTGGCCGCACGGCTCAGCGAGGACTCCGACCGCCGGGTGCTGCTGCTGGAAGCGGGTCCCGTTCCGCGCGAACGGACGGCTTTCACAAGGGAGTTGCTGGACGCGCGACTGGTCCCGGGCGCACAGCCCGACCATCCCGCCATCCAGCCGTACCCTGTCCATCTCACCCCGCAGCACCCGTACACCGTCGTACGGGGTCGCTACCTCGGCGGGTCGACCACGGTCAACGGCGGCTACTTCATACGGGCGCGGCGCGCGGACTTCGAGCGCTGGTCGGCCGCGGGAGGCGCCGCCTGGTCGTACGACCGGGTGCTTCCGCTGCTGCGATCGCTGGAGACCGATCTCGACCACGGCGCGGACGACGTGCACGGGGGCGAGGGGCCGGTGCGGATCCAGCGGGTGGGTCTACGACACCCTGCCGCCGCGGCATTCCGGTCGGCCGCACGGGAGTTGGGGTATCCCGAGGAGGCCGACAAGAACGCCCAGGGCGTGCCGGGGTTCGGGCCCGTGCCGTCCAACTCCGTGGACGGGGTACGCGTCAACACCGGTGTCAGCTATCTGCTGGACGCTCTCGATCGCCCCAACCTCACGGTGGAGGGCGGGACTTCGGTCCGCGGAGTCCGCATCGAGCGCGGTCGGGTCACGGGTGTGGTCGTCGAGCGCGACGGGCGTCGTACGACTCTGGAGTGCGGCGAAGTCGTGCTGTGCGCCGGGGCGTTCGGCTCCGCCCACCTGCTGCACCTGTCCGGCATCGGACCCGGCGACGAGTTGAGGCGCGCGGGCCTTCCGGTGGTCGTCAACTCCCCTGCCGTAGGCGCTCGGTTCGGCGACCACCCGCAGTTGGTGCTGGAGTGGCGGCCCCGGCGGCCGATGCCCGAGCCCGCGGGTTCCTGGCTGGGCGGTGTTCTCCACCTGTCGTCCTCGGACGGTGACCCTGCGGGCGACCTGGAGATCCTGCAGTCCCTCGTCCCGATGGCGGGCCTGGTCGGCGGAACGGTGCCCGTGCCTGGCGCGCCGCTCGCGTTCCTGGCGTCGGTCCTGACGCCCCGGCTCGGCGGACGGCTGCGGACGTGTTCCGCCGACGCGGCCACTCCCCCTCGTATCGACTACGGCTATCTGGAGTCCGCCGAGGACCGGCGGCGCCTGCGTGAAGTCGCCCGTGCCACGGCGGAGTTGGTCGCCACCAGCGCGTTCGAGGAGGTGTCCCGCGGGCTCGTGGAACCGGGACCGGAGGTGCTGGCGGACGACCGGCTGCTCGACCGGTGGATCGCGGCGCGGCTCGGCACCTCGCACCACACCTGCGGCACGGTGCCGATGGGTCCCGCCGACGATCCCGGGGCGGCCGTCGACCACTACGGGCGCGTGCACGGTGTCGTCGGGCTGCGCGTCGCGGACACGTCGATCCTGCCGACCCCGCCGTTGCGCGGTCCCGCCGCCACCGCCGTCCTCATCGGTGAACTCGTCGCCGACGCCATGCGGCGTGGACTGAAGTGA
- the mftA gene encoding mycofactocin precursor MftA (Mycofactocin is a small molecule electron carrier derived from the final two amino acids, Val-Tyr, of MftA, the mycofactocin precursor. It plays a role in redox homeostasis and the metabolism of alcohols and aldehydes in Actinobacteria, including Mycobacterium tuberculosis.): MNELRSVPTVPANENTAEEPVTEQQLIEADDLIEEISIDGMCGVY; this comes from the coding sequence ATGAACGAACTCCGGTCCGTACCGACGGTCCCGGCCAACGAGAACACGGCCGAAGAGCCCGTCACGGAACAGCAGTTGATCGAGGCCGACGACCTGATCGAGGAGATCTCCATCGACGGCATGTGCGGCGTCTACTAG
- the mftB gene encoding mycofactocin biosynthesis chaperone MftB (MftB, a small protein, is a peptide chaperone that assists the radical SAM enzyme MftC in performing two modifications to the C-terminal Val-Tyr dipeptide of the mycofactocin precursor peptide, MftA. MftB's role is analogous to the role of PqqD in the biosynthesis of PQQ, a cofactor that derives entirely from a Tyr and a Glu in the precursor PqqA.): MTAQTLDLALGLHPQVSVRPEPFGALLYHFGTRRLTFLKDRRLLAIVESLADAPTARAACLAAGVQEAELPRYSRALAALTESSMIVGRTP; the protein is encoded by the coding sequence ATGACCGCGCAGACCCTCGACCTCGCCCTCGGCCTGCACCCTCAGGTCTCCGTGCGGCCCGAACCGTTCGGGGCGCTCCTCTACCACTTCGGGACCCGCAGGCTGACGTTCCTCAAGGACCGCAGACTCCTCGCCATCGTCGAGTCCCTCGCGGACGCCCCCACGGCCCGCGCCGCCTGCCTCGCGGCCGGTGTCCAGGAGGCCGAACTGCCCCGCTACAGCCGCGCGTTGGCCGCGCTCACCGAGTCGTCGATGATCGTCGGAAGGACCCCATGA
- the mftC gene encoding mycofactocin radical SAM maturase (MftC is a radical SAM/SPASM enzyme that catalyzes the first two steps in biosynthesis of the electron carrier mycofactocin from the terminal Val-Tyr dipeptide of the precursor peptide MftA.) produces MTATATAARLVDLFETGLDAPICLTWELTYACNLACTHCLSSSGRRDPRELSTAEAKAVIDELEAMQVFYVNIGGGEPTVRADFWELLDYATAHHVGVKFSTNGVRITPEAARRLAANDYVDVQISLDGATADVNDAIRGAGSYATALRAMENLAAADMRDFKLSVVCTRHNIPQLDAFKALADHYGAQLRLTRLRPSGRGADVWDDLHPTAAQQRELYDWLLAHGDNVLTGDSFFHLAAYGEPLPGLNLCGAGRVVCLIDPVGDVYACPFAIHDEFLAGTVRAPGGFTEVWRGSELFARLRTPQHGGACASCAFYDTCKGGCMAAKFFTGLPLDGPDPECVQGYGEEQLARRPKAGANLPRPSADHSRRRPVDLVLTRRRDLERPPVSDCAEDPLAGLRLSRP; encoded by the coding sequence ATGACCGCCACCGCCACCGCCGCACGGCTGGTCGACCTCTTCGAGACCGGACTCGACGCGCCGATCTGCCTCACCTGGGAACTGACCTACGCCTGCAACCTCGCCTGCACCCACTGCCTGTCCAGCTCCGGCCGCCGCGACCCGCGCGAGCTGAGCACGGCCGAAGCCAAGGCGGTCATCGACGAGTTGGAGGCCATGCAGGTCTTCTACGTCAACATCGGCGGCGGAGAGCCCACCGTCCGCGCCGACTTCTGGGAGCTCCTCGACTACGCCACCGCCCACCACGTCGGCGTGAAGTTCTCCACCAACGGCGTCCGCATCACGCCCGAAGCGGCCCGCCGACTCGCCGCCAACGACTACGTGGACGTCCAGATCTCCCTCGACGGCGCGACCGCCGACGTCAACGACGCGATACGCGGGGCCGGTTCGTACGCGACGGCGCTGCGGGCGATGGAGAACCTCGCCGCCGCCGACATGCGCGACTTCAAGCTCTCCGTGGTCTGCACCCGCCACAACATCCCCCAACTCGACGCGTTCAAGGCCCTCGCCGACCACTACGGCGCCCAACTCCGCCTGACCCGGCTGCGTCCCTCCGGCCGCGGAGCCGACGTCTGGGACGACCTCCACCCGACCGCGGCACAGCAACGCGAGCTGTACGACTGGCTGTTGGCCCACGGTGACAACGTCCTGACCGGCGACTCCTTCTTCCACCTCGCCGCCTACGGCGAACCGCTGCCCGGCCTCAACCTGTGCGGCGCCGGACGCGTCGTCTGCCTGATCGACCCGGTCGGCGACGTCTACGCCTGCCCGTTCGCCATCCACGACGAGTTCCTCGCCGGCACCGTCCGCGCGCCCGGCGGTTTCACCGAAGTGTGGCGCGGCTCGGAGCTGTTCGCCCGCCTGCGCACCCCGCAGCACGGCGGAGCCTGCGCCTCCTGCGCGTTCTACGACACCTGCAAGGGCGGCTGCATGGCCGCCAAGTTCTTCACCGGGCTGCCGCTGGACGGCCCCGACCCCGAGTGCGTACAGGGCTACGGCGAGGAGCAGTTGGCCCGCCGTCCCAAGGCCGGGGCGAACCTCCCCAGGCCGTCCGCCGACCACTCCCGCCGACGCCCCGTGGACCTCGTCCTCACCCGACGCCGGGACCTGGAACGGCCCCCGGTCAGCGACTGCGCCGAGGACCCCCTGGCGGGCCTGCGCCTCAGCCGGCCGTAG
- the mftD gene encoding pre-mycofactocin synthase MftD (MftD, an enzyme found in the mycofactocin biosynthesis locus, performs an oxidative deamination of 3-amino-5-[(p-hydroxyphenyl)methyl]-4,4-dimethyl-2-pyrrolidinone (AHDP). The resulting compound, now called pre-mycofactocin (PMFT), is a biologically active redox cofactor that can oxidize the non-exchangeable NADH of TIGR03971 family SDR-type oxidoreductases.), whose protein sequence is MGRNPWFETVAEARRRARKRLPSTVYGALVAGSERGRTIDANTAAFAELGFAPRVVGHHAERDLSTTVLGVPTSLPVLISPTGVQAVHPEGEVAVARAAKSRGVVMGLSSFASKAVEEVADAQPDFFYQLYWSGTRATMTQRMDRARAAGAKALIVTLDWSFSHGRDWGSPAIPDKLDLKTMLRFAPDVLPHPGWLLRFAKSRSLPDLSVPNLRPPGGEAPTFFGAYGEWMQTTPPTWEDVSWLRKEWGGPFLLKGVTRVDDAKRAVDAGVSALSVSNHGGNNLDTTPATVRVLPAIADAVGSQIEVYLDGGVRRGGDVAKALALGAHAVLIGRAYLWGLAANGQAGVENVLDILRGGLDSAVLGLGHSSVHELTPDDLVIPPGFPLVLGRDAPAA, encoded by the coding sequence ATGGGCAGGAACCCCTGGTTCGAGACGGTCGCCGAAGCGCGGCGCCGGGCGAGGAAACGGCTGCCGAGCACCGTCTACGGCGCGCTCGTAGCGGGCTCGGAGCGCGGCCGTACGATCGACGCCAATACGGCGGCCTTCGCCGAACTGGGCTTCGCGCCCAGGGTAGTTGGGCACCATGCGGAACGCGATCTCTCGACGACCGTGCTCGGGGTGCCCACCTCCCTCCCCGTCCTCATCTCGCCGACCGGTGTGCAGGCCGTGCACCCCGAGGGCGAGGTCGCCGTGGCCCGGGCCGCCAAGAGCCGGGGTGTCGTCATGGGTCTGAGTTCCTTCGCCAGCAAGGCGGTTGAGGAAGTGGCCGACGCCCAGCCGGACTTCTTCTACCAGCTGTACTGGAGCGGTACCCGCGCGACGATGACGCAGCGCATGGACCGGGCCAGGGCGGCCGGTGCCAAGGCGCTCATCGTCACCCTCGACTGGTCCTTCTCCCATGGGAGGGACTGGGGGAGCCCCGCGATCCCCGACAAGCTGGACCTGAAGACGATGCTGCGGTTCGCGCCCGATGTGCTGCCGCACCCCGGCTGGCTGCTCAGGTTCGCCAAGTCCCGTAGCCTGCCCGACCTTTCGGTCCCCAACCTGCGGCCCCCGGGCGGCGAGGCCCCCACCTTCTTCGGCGCGTACGGCGAGTGGATGCAGACCACACCACCGACCTGGGAGGACGTGTCGTGGCTCCGCAAGGAGTGGGGCGGGCCCTTCCTGCTCAAGGGAGTCACCCGCGTCGACGACGCCAAGCGGGCCGTCGACGCCGGGGTGTCCGCGCTGTCCGTCTCCAACCACGGCGGCAACAACCTCGACACCACCCCCGCCACCGTCCGGGTCCTGCCCGCCATAGCCGACGCGGTCGGCTCCCAGATCGAGGTCTACCTCGACGGCGGCGTCCGCCGGGGCGGCGACGTGGCCAAGGCGCTCGCCCTGGGGGCTCACGCCGTCCTGATCGGCCGCGCCTATCTGTGGGGCCTGGCGGCGAACGGGCAGGCCGGCGTCGAGAACGTCCTGGACATCCTGCGCGGCGGCCTCGACTCGGCGGTCCTGGGCCTCGGGCACTCCTCCGTCCACGAGTTGACGCCCGACGACCTGGTCATCCCGCCGGGCTTCCCCCTCGTCCTGGGCCGCGACGCCCCGGCCGCCTGA
- the mftE gene encoding mycofactocin biosynthesis peptidyl-dipeptidase MftE, which produces MRDDPATELAHTAWPDVPPDALVLLPVGSTEQHGPHLPLDTDSVIAHAVARRAATALPKALVAPVLPYGASGEHAGFPGTVSIGHEALRTVLVEAVRSLSLWAGRIVLVNGHGGNTATLDTALRLLRTEGHDVAWTDCSVPGADAHAGRTETSVMLHLAPERVRLEAATVGDTRPLAALLPELMAHGVRAVSPSGVLGDPTGASAAEGHRMTDAMVSAVVGRITAWTVDERCRLVDPEHRPGIQELTDEAVRP; this is translated from the coding sequence GTGCGGGACGACCCGGCGACCGAACTCGCCCACACCGCCTGGCCGGACGTGCCGCCCGACGCACTGGTCCTGCTGCCCGTCGGCTCCACCGAACAGCACGGCCCTCACCTGCCGCTCGACACGGACAGCGTCATCGCGCACGCGGTCGCACGGCGAGCCGCAACTGCCCTGCCCAAGGCGCTCGTTGCACCCGTCCTGCCCTATGGCGCCAGCGGGGAGCACGCGGGCTTCCCCGGAACCGTATCGATCGGCCACGAAGCACTGCGCACGGTCCTCGTGGAGGCGGTGCGCTCACTGTCGCTGTGGGCCGGACGGATCGTCCTCGTCAACGGCCACGGCGGCAACACCGCCACCCTCGACACCGCCCTCCGCCTCCTGCGCACCGAAGGCCACGACGTGGCCTGGACCGACTGCTCCGTCCCCGGAGCCGACGCGCACGCCGGCCGCACCGAGACCTCGGTGATGCTCCATCTCGCCCCGGAGCGGGTGCGGTTGGAGGCGGCGACCGTCGGCGACACACGGCCCCTTGCAGCCCTGCTCCCGGAGTTGATGGCGCACGGCGTCCGCGCGGTCTCCCCCTCAGGCGTCCTCGGCGACCCGACCGGTGCCTCGGCGGCGGAGGGGCACAGGATGACGGACGCGATGGTGTCGGCCGTCGTCGGCCGGATCACCGCGTGGACCGTGGACGAGCGGTGCCGTCTTGTCGATCCCGAACACCGGCCAGGGATACAGGAGTTGACCGACGAGGCCGTACGGCCATGA
- the mftF gene encoding mycofactocin biosynthesis glycosyltransferase MftF (Members of this protein family, MftF, are glycosyltransferases, members of PF00535 (glycosyl transferase family 2). The encoding gene is found as part of the mycofactocin cassette, in Mycobacterium tuberculosis, many other Actinobacteria, and occasional members of other lineages. Mycofactocin itself, a putative redox carrier, is a heavily modified derivative of the C-terminal Val-Tyr dipeptide of the mycofactocin precursor MftA (TIGR03969).) produces MTLPVGFQVELDRHTRIVDGGRALVGGFPTRLIRLTARAQRLLVGRTLCVRDAAGALLADRLFDLGMANPVAHALPPPADARYTVVVPVRDRPRQLARLLSSVGEDHRVIVVDDASRHPEAVAAVVAEHGASLVPLTTNVGPAGARNAGLRLVTTPFVVFVDSDIVLAPDTVPTLLRHFADPAVAMAVPRITGLPSAAPTWIERYENARSSLDLGAHPAGVRPGSPVSWASTACVVARVEALADGFDERMRVGEDVDLCWRLLEQGRRVRYEPAAEAAHEHRARLGDWLLRKAVYGTGAQPLAERHPRFIAPAVFAPWSAAFVTALLAQRRWSAPVAGVVLVGVTVRIGRKLDGTRHPHRLAAHLTANGALAALAQTSALLNRHWWPLTVVGCVASRRVRRAAAVAALADIALEYRRDRADLDAVRYGVARRLDDLAYGAGVWLSALKGRSTAVLRPRVTR; encoded by the coding sequence ATGACGCTGCCCGTCGGCTTCCAGGTCGAACTCGACCGGCACACCCGGATCGTGGACGGCGGCCGAGCCCTGGTCGGAGGGTTCCCGACCCGGCTGATCCGACTGACCGCGCGGGCCCAACGGCTGCTCGTAGGGCGGACGTTGTGTGTGCGGGACGCCGCCGGCGCGCTTCTCGCGGACCGGCTGTTCGACCTCGGCATGGCCAATCCCGTCGCGCACGCGCTTCCCCCGCCCGCCGACGCCCGCTACACCGTGGTCGTGCCGGTCCGTGACCGTCCCCGTCAACTCGCCCGTCTGCTCAGCAGTGTTGGCGAGGACCATCGCGTGATCGTGGTCGACGACGCGTCCCGGCACCCCGAGGCCGTCGCCGCCGTAGTCGCCGAACACGGAGCCTCGCTCGTCCCCCTGACCACCAACGTCGGTCCGGCCGGCGCCCGCAACGCCGGACTCCGGCTCGTCACCACCCCCTTCGTGGTCTTCGTCGACTCCGACATCGTGCTGGCCCCCGACACCGTCCCCACCCTCCTCCGGCACTTCGCCGACCCCGCCGTCGCCATGGCCGTACCCCGCATCACCGGGCTGCCCTCGGCGGCCCCGACCTGGATCGAGCGGTACGAGAACGCCCGCTCCTCCCTGGACCTGGGCGCCCACCCGGCCGGGGTGCGCCCCGGGAGCCCCGTCTCATGGGCCTCCACGGCATGCGTCGTAGCGCGCGTGGAGGCCCTGGCGGACGGCTTCGACGAGCGGATGCGGGTCGGCGAGGACGTCGACCTGTGCTGGCGGCTGCTGGAACAGGGCCGACGGGTGCGCTACGAACCGGCGGCCGAAGCGGCGCACGAGCACCGGGCACGGCTCGGTGACTGGCTGCTTCGCAAGGCCGTCTACGGCACGGGGGCGCAGCCCCTCGCCGAACGGCACCCGAGGTTCATCGCCCCGGCCGTGTTCGCCCCCTGGAGCGCTGCCTTCGTCACCGCCCTGCTCGCCCAGCGCCGCTGGTCGGCACCCGTCGCCGGGGTTGTTCTCGTCGGCGTGACCGTGAGGATCGGCCGCAAGCTCGACGGCACCCGGCACCCCCACCGGCTGGCCGCGCACCTCACGGCCAACGGCGCGCTGGCCGCCCTGGCCCAGACCTCGGCTCTCCTGAACCGGCACTGGTGGCCGCTCACGGTCGTCGGCTGCGTGGCGTCCCGCCGGGTGCGCAGGGCCGCGGCGGTGGCCGCGCTGGCCGACATCGCTCTCGAATACCGGCGCGACCGGGCAGACCTCGACGCGGTCCGCTACGGCGTCGCGCGTCGCCTCGACGACCTCGCCTACGGGGCCGGCGTGTGGCTGTCCGCCCTCAAGGGGCGCTCCACTGCGGTCCTGCGGCCTCGCGTCACCCGCTGA
- a CDS encoding hydroxylase: MTHEVVNRVGELGSELAALAEQNEKLGKLSDRTVELLRSAGVIRLLQPKEFGGHSAHPRDFAEAVMAVAAHDGAAGWVCGVVGVHPWELAQLDPRLAHEVWDENPDTWIASPYMPNGIADPVDGGYVLSGRWPFSSGSDHCDWDFLGALVGDGKGKPAGPISVLHVVLPRSDYEIIDGTWDVIGLAGTGSKDVVVDKAFIPAYRTIKQEAVQEGSAAEAVGLTDTLYKLPFSSMFPLGITAAVIGICEGALALHLSQQRDRVAVTGVQVRDDPYVLYAAGEAAAEIAASRVQLIDGISRLYDQVEAGKPVSIEDRSNVRRNQVRCAWRAVAALDEIFVRSGGNAIRRGNPIQRFWRDAHVGLQHMIHVPGSAYHANALAQMGLELPEAMRVLI, translated from the coding sequence GTGACGCATGAAGTGGTCAACCGTGTCGGGGAACTCGGGTCCGAACTGGCCGCACTCGCCGAACAGAACGAGAAACTTGGCAAGTTGAGCGACCGGACCGTCGAACTGCTCCGCTCGGCAGGGGTGATCCGGCTCCTCCAGCCCAAGGAGTTCGGCGGCCACAGCGCCCACCCCCGGGACTTCGCGGAAGCGGTGATGGCGGTGGCGGCGCACGACGGGGCCGCGGGCTGGGTGTGCGGCGTCGTCGGCGTACACCCCTGGGAACTGGCCCAGTTGGACCCCCGGCTCGCCCACGAGGTGTGGGACGAGAACCCCGACACCTGGATCGCCTCGCCCTACATGCCGAACGGCATCGCCGACCCCGTCGACGGCGGATACGTCCTCAGCGGACGCTGGCCCTTCTCCTCCGGAAGCGACCACTGCGACTGGGACTTCCTCGGCGCACTCGTCGGCGACGGCAAGGGCAAACCGGCCGGCCCGATCTCCGTGCTCCATGTCGTACTGCCGCGCTCGGACTACGAGATCATCGACGGCACCTGGGACGTGATCGGCCTGGCGGGCACCGGCAGCAAGGACGTCGTCGTCGACAAGGCGTTCATCCCCGCCTACCGCACCATCAAGCAGGAGGCCGTCCAGGAGGGCAGCGCCGCCGAAGCGGTCGGACTCACCGACACCCTCTACAAGTTGCCCTTCAGCTCCATGTTCCCCCTCGGGATCACGGCCGCCGTCATCGGCATCTGCGAGGGCGCGCTCGCCCTCCATCTGTCCCAGCAGCGCGATCGGGTCGCCGTGACCGGGGTCCAAGTACGCGACGACCCCTATGTGTTGTACGCCGCCGGTGAGGCCGCCGCCGAGATCGCCGCCTCCCGGGTCCAACTCATCGACGGCATCAGCCGGTTGTACGACCAGGTCGAGGCCGGAAAGCCCGTGTCCATCGAGGACCGCTCCAACGTCCGCCGCAACCAGGTCCGTTGTGCGTGGCGTGCCGTCGCCGCGCTGGACGAGATCTTCGTACGGTCCGGCGGCAACGCGATCCGCCGCGGCAACCCGATCCAGCGGTTCTGGCGGGACGCCCACGTGGGCCTCCAGCACATGATCCACGTCCCCGGGTCGGCGTACCACGCCAACGCCCTTGCCCAGATGGGACTTGAACTGCCCGAGGCGATGCGCGTCCTGATCTGA
- a CDS encoding flavin reductase family protein gives MTDAVDGRNFRDVLGHFPTSVVAITTTDADRQPRGMIVGTFMSVSLEPPLVSFLVDGSSNTLRTIRTAGRFCANALAGNQERLSRQMAGGPHRFEGAAWQESPLGNPVLDGIVAWVDCTVEKIVELGDHQLVVGRVRTLRVESMKTPLLFFRGGYGDYLSSATLLLDRLVGW, from the coding sequence GTGACGGACGCGGTCGATGGGCGCAACTTCCGTGACGTACTGGGGCACTTCCCCACGAGCGTGGTCGCCATCACCACGACGGACGCCGACCGGCAACCCCGGGGAATGATCGTCGGAACCTTCATGTCGGTGTCCCTGGAACCGCCGCTGGTCTCCTTCCTGGTGGACGGTTCCTCCAACACCCTCCGGACGATCCGGACGGCCGGGCGATTCTGCGCCAACGCGCTCGCGGGCAACCAGGAACGCCTCTCCCGGCAGATGGCCGGCGGCCCGCATCGCTTCGAAGGCGCCGCATGGCAGGAATCCCCGCTCGGCAATCCCGTTCTGGACGGAATCGTCGCGTGGGTCGACTGCACCGTGGAGAAGATCGTCGAACTCGGCGATCACCAGCTGGTCGTCGGACGCGTCCGCACCCTGCGCGTCGAGTCGATGAAGACCCCACTGCTCTTTTTCCGCGGTGGCTACGGCGACTATCTGTCGAGCGCGACATTGCTGCTGGACAGGCTCGTCGGCTGGTAG